GTTTTTGCCTTTTCTTGACACCTTCTAGTTTATCTTCTATTTTAGTCTTAACCTCAACCAATCTTTCGGCTGTGGTTACAGGATTATAACTAGCTTCTTCTGAAATAGAGGTTTTTACTCCTTTTATTCCAATCGCATCCAATGACCCTGAAACTTCAAGCATTAAGTCATACATAGCCAAGAATTGACTACTATTTCCATTTTCTTTAAGTTTTAAAGCTTCTTCTTCTATTATCTTGAGAAACTTTTCTACTTCGTTAATGGCTTGCACTTTTGCTTCTCTTAGGGCTGATCCCCCAGTTGTTACTTTAGAACCAGTTGCAGTGTCTGTAAAGGCTAAGAAATTTACACCCTTTTTAGC
This portion of the Borreliella spielmanii genome encodes:
- the dbpB gene encoding decorin-binding protein DbpB gives rise to the protein MKKPNLIIVALFNALFAACHFGLTGEIKAKLESSSADVKSKILQIKEDAAKKGVNFLAFTDTATGSKVTTGGSALREAKVQAINEVEKFLKIIEEEALKLKENGNSSQFLAMYDLMLEVSGSLDAIGIKGVKTSISEEASYNPVTTAERLVEVKTKIEDKLEGVKKRQKLEGEDTKISKSKKPK